The genomic stretch GCTCGCTGGTAGAACGTGAAGGCATCCGCTTCATCTGCCTGCCCGTCGACAAAACCAACAAAGCCGAACAGGAAGCCCGCATGTTGGAAATCGTCGCCGACACCCAAGCCGAATTGGTCGTGCTGGCGCGTTACATGCAAATCCTGTCCGACGACACCTGTCGCAAACTCACCGGCAAATGCATCAATATCCACCACTCCTTCCTGCCTGGCTTCAAGGGCGCACGCCCTTACCACCAAGCCTATGATCGAGGCGTGAAACTGATCGGTGCAACCGCGCATTACGTAACCTCCGACCTTGACGAAGGCCCCATCATTGAACAATCCGTCGAGCGCGTCGACCACAGCTACCAGCCGGAAGCCCTCGCCGCCCTCGGTCGCGATCTGGAAAACAGCGCCCTCGCCAAAGCCGTGCGCTTGCACATCGAACGCCGCGTGTTCATGGATGGCAATAAAACCGTGGTATTCAAATAAGCCCTAACGCTTAATAAATATCCCGCTGGTAACGTCGCTCGCCTATCCATTGTTCCAGCAAGGCAGCGGCGGCACTGGCAGTCAGCCCACCCTGCTCTGCCACAATGTCGAGCAAAGCTTGATGTACATCCTTCGCCATGCCGTGCATATCACCACACACGTACACGTGCGCCCCGGCTTGCAACCACTGATACACCTCACGCGCTGCTTCGCGTAGCCGATGTTGCACATACTGCTTTTCCGCCTGATCCCGCGAAAACGCGACGCTCAGGCGTTCCAGCGTGCCATTGGCCAGCAATTGCTGCCATTCGGTTTGGTACAGAAAATCACTGCGGAAACGTTGCTCCCCAAAAAACAACCACGTTTTGCCACGCAGCCCCTGCACCTCACGTTCCAGCAAGAAACTGCGGAAAGGTGCCACACCTGTACCCGCCCCAATCATGATCAGCGGTGTCTCCGAGTCCGTCGGTAACTTGAAATGCGGATTCGCCAACCAATGCACTGCCACCGCATCACCACTTTGCAAGCCCGCTAACGCATTGGATGCGGTTCCCCAATGGGTACGTCCCTGAAAATCGTAGCGTACCCGCTTGACCAGCAAATGCACCTCATCCGGGTGCGCGACAGGGCTGGAAGCAATCGAATATTGGCGTGCCTGCAAGGGGCGCAGCACATCCACCAGCGCTTGCGCCGCCAGCTTGCCGGGAAATTCGTGCAGCAAATCCGCCCAATCAGCCGCTGCCAGCCACGCTTGCAAGGCCGTTTTATCCTCTGCCGCCGCTTGTAATGCCGAGTGGGCAATCAACTTGGCATAGGCTTGCACTTGCCGCCGAGTCAGGTGGGAAAGTTCGTAATGCCCACGCAAAGCCTCTTGCAGCGTCCTTGTTTCGCCCCGCACCAGCACCGCATCACCGCCGTGCAAACCGCTGAGAGCCAAGACCTTCTCCACCAAATCCGGGGGGTTCGGCACGCTGACCGCCAGAATATCGCCGGGTTGGTAGTGGATACCAGAACCTTCCAGCGACAATTCCAGATGCAACACCTCTTTGGCGGAATCATCATCGGTTAACACCACCCGCCCCAGCACTTCAGCCTGAAACGGGTGTTCCGCCGTGTACGCTGGCGCAGACACAGGCGCAATCGCGGCTGCCAACGGGTTACGGGCAAAGTGAATGCTGTTATCGGCAGCAGCAGTGGGGGTTTTCTCCAGCACGGCCTGCTGCCACGTACTGGCTGTGGTGCTGAAATCCACATCGCAATCCACCCGCTCCAGTAAACGGGTTGCACCCAGTTCCGCCAGACGCTGATCCAATAACAGGCCGGTCTGGCAAAAATCCTCATAACTGCTGTCACCCAAGGCCAGCACGGCGTATTCCAACTTTTCCAAGCGTGGTGCACGCTCACTGTGCAGAAACTGGAAAAACGCACGGGCATCATCCGGCGGTTCACCATTGCCGTGGGTACTGATCACCAGAATCAGACGCTGTTCCTGCTTGAGTTGCTGTGGGCGATAGGTTTTCACATCGTACAACGCCACCTCAGCA from Thiothrix litoralis encodes the following:
- the purU gene encoding formyltetrahydrofolate deformylase codes for the protein MTAETYILTVTCPAKTGIVAAITGFLAESQCYITEMSQYDDEMTQRFFCRIMFRPAAALSPEIDALRQQFTAIASNFAMEWHITNATRATRVILMVSKADHCLVDLLYRKNKGDLNMNVVCVVSNHMELRSLVEREGIRFICLPVDKTNKAEQEARMLEIVADTQAELVVLARYMQILSDDTCRKLTGKCINIHHSFLPGFKGARPYHQAYDRGVKLIGATAHYVTSDLDEGPIIEQSVERVDHSYQPEALAALGRDLENSALAKAVRLHIERRVFMDGNKTVVFK
- a CDS encoding assimilatory sulfite reductase (NADPH) flavoprotein subunit encodes the protein MLLSPQQFQQVSGAVRDLTPTQLAWVSGYLSGLTTQQALPTPAIAAHTLKTTILYGSQTGNGKRVAEQLYARLQAQTAEVALYDVKTYRPQQLKQEQRLILVISTHGNGEPPDDARAFFQFLHSERAPRLEKLEYAVLALGDSSYEDFCQTGLLLDQRLAELGATRLLERVDCDVDFSTTASTWQQAVLEKTPTAAADNSIHFARNPLAAAIAPVSAPAYTAEHPFQAEVLGRVVLTDDDSAKEVLHLELSLEGSGIHYQPGDILAVSVPNPPDLVEKVLALSGLHGGDAVLVRGETRTLQEALRGHYELSHLTRRQVQAYAKLIAHSALQAAAEDKTALQAWLAAADWADLLHEFPGKLAAQALVDVLRPLQARQYSIASSPVAHPDEVHLLVKRVRYDFQGRTHWGTASNALAGLQSGDAVAVHWLANPHFKLPTDSETPLIMIGAGTGVAPFRSFLLEREVQGLRGKTWLFFGEQRFRSDFLYQTEWQQLLANGTLERLSVAFSRDQAEKQYVQHRLREAAREVYQWLQAGAHVYVCGDMHGMAKDVHQALLDIVAEQGGLTASAAAALLEQWIGERRYQRDIY